A single Calidifontibacter indicus DNA region contains:
- a CDS encoding Na+/H+ antiporter, producing MEFAEAALALVAVVVAVTAGCRRLNLSAPLVLTAIGAAASFVPAMPDVHVEPHVVLLGFLPPLLYAAAINTSLIDLGRERRQIIGLSVFLVLATAFAVGLVTWGLIAAVPFAIALALGGVVAPPDAVAATAVARRIGLPRRIVSILEGESLFNDATALVIVSLSIEAATHEVTGLDVLVSFLRSAVGGVLIGFVTYKLIRLMRRRLTDTLANVAISFMAPWVAYIPAELVHSSGVVATVVAGVLLAHTAPTDQTASSRVAERMNWATIQFILENLVFLLIGLQARTILDEMRDSPLGLGRSLLVALAVLATVMLVRPLWLLAWAWIGRIRRSQQSLSLRESAVASWAGMRGVVTLAAASLLPLDAPERGVLVFTALVVTVGTLVLQGFTLGKVARALDLHGPDPREDALQYAQMLQMAVAAGNNRLDQIAAQEDVPEGVVAALRAQGERRTNMAWERLGNNHTDEVTPAEQYRRLRESMLEAERTKVLKLRDKGVIDHEVMSQILESLDIEESMIARTSERNEAVRDSLLLTPESRQFDCEHLRAAPSYVEPLNHDEGCADCTREGLTPVHLRLCLTCGYVGCCDSSEGKHMSKHQAAAAHPVMRSFEPGEAWRWCAVDEVLG from the coding sequence GTGGAGTTCGCCGAAGCTGCGTTAGCCCTGGTCGCCGTCGTCGTCGCGGTGACGGCCGGTTGCCGAAGGCTGAACCTGTCCGCACCGCTGGTGCTCACCGCCATCGGCGCGGCGGCGTCGTTCGTTCCGGCGATGCCCGACGTTCATGTCGAGCCGCACGTGGTGCTGCTCGGCTTCCTGCCACCGTTGCTCTACGCCGCCGCGATCAACACCTCGCTCATCGACCTCGGCCGTGAGCGCCGGCAGATCATCGGGCTGTCCGTGTTCCTCGTGCTGGCAACGGCATTCGCTGTCGGACTGGTCACCTGGGGGCTCATCGCCGCGGTGCCCTTCGCGATCGCGCTGGCACTCGGTGGAGTGGTCGCGCCGCCGGACGCCGTGGCCGCCACAGCCGTCGCTCGACGCATCGGACTGCCCCGGCGCATCGTGTCGATCCTCGAGGGCGAGTCGCTGTTCAACGATGCGACGGCGCTGGTGATCGTGAGCCTGTCGATCGAGGCTGCCACCCACGAGGTGACCGGCCTCGACGTGCTCGTCTCGTTCCTCCGCTCGGCCGTCGGTGGCGTGCTGATCGGTTTCGTCACCTACAAACTGATCCGGCTGATGCGCCGGCGCCTCACCGACACACTCGCCAACGTCGCGATCTCCTTCATGGCGCCGTGGGTCGCCTACATCCCGGCCGAGCTCGTGCACTCCTCCGGTGTGGTCGCCACGGTCGTCGCGGGCGTGCTGCTCGCGCACACGGCGCCCACCGACCAGACGGCGTCGTCGCGGGTGGCCGAGCGGATGAACTGGGCGACGATCCAGTTCATCCTGGAGAACCTCGTCTTCCTGCTGATCGGCCTGCAGGCCCGCACCATCCTGGACGAGATGCGCGACTCCCCGCTGGGGCTCGGTCGCAGTCTCCTGGTGGCGCTGGCTGTGCTCGCCACCGTCATGCTCGTGCGCCCGTTGTGGTTGCTGGCGTGGGCCTGGATCGGCCGCATCCGTCGATCGCAGCAGAGCCTGTCGTTGCGCGAGAGCGCGGTGGCTTCCTGGGCGGGCATGCGCGGCGTGGTCACCTTGGCCGCTGCGTCGCTGCTCCCCCTCGACGCTCCCGAACGCGGTGTGCTCGTCTTCACCGCGCTCGTCGTCACGGTGGGCACCCTTGTGCTGCAGGGCTTTACGCTCGGCAAGGTGGCACGTGCTCTCGACCTGCACGGCCCCGACCCGCGCGAGGACGCCCTGCAGTACGCGCAGATGCTGCAGATGGCGGTGGCGGCCGGCAACAACCGGCTCGACCAGATCGCAGCGCAAGAGGACGTGCCCGAAGGTGTGGTCGCAGCACTGCGCGCCCAGGGCGAACGGCGCACGAACATGGCTTGGGAGCGCCTCGGCAACAACCACACGGACGAGGTCACGCCCGCCGAGCAGTACCGCCGGTTGCGCGAGTCGATGCTCGAGGCCGAACGCACCAAGGTGCTGAAACTGCGGGACAAAGGTGTCATCGACCACGAGGTGATGTCACAGATCCTGGAGAGCCTCGACATCGAGGAGTCGATGATCGCGCGGACGAGCGAACGCAACGAGGCGGTGCGCGACAGCCTGCTGCTCACGCCGGAGAGCCGTCAGTTCGACTGCGAACACCTGCGGGCCGCACCCAGTTATGTCGAACCGCTCAACCACGACGAGGGCTGCGCCGACTGCACCCGGGAAGGGCTCACCCCCGTGCACCTGCGGCTGTGCCTCACCTGCGGCTACGTCGGCTGCTGCGACTCCTCCGAGGGCAAGCACATGAGCAAACACCAGGCCGCCGCCGCGCACCCGGTGATGCGTTCG
- a CDS encoding DUF885 domain-containing protein, producing MTSNREYTDIDRIADAHHDASVALSPISATYLGVPGADDRLDDFSPAGWAAKADLARNTLAELDSVQPVDDVDRVTVSALRERLGLEVEAHEAGIRTSSLNVIASPLQEVRDIFDLMPTDTDEQVAIIGRRMAAMPKALDQWFESLAEGVSRGDVAARRQVEACIKQTEDHTADDGYFTTYAAQHPAIADQIATAAQAYADAGRRLREEVLPHAPEQDGCGRDRYPLFSREFLGAAIDLEETYAWGQEELARITADMQRVAEQIKPGASVKEATAALDADPKYQLHGTDALQRWMQEKADEAIRELDGAHFDVPEPVRTIECMIAPTQSGGIYYTGPSDDFSRPGRMWWSVPKGVTEFGTWRELTTVYHEGVPGHHLQVAQTMFRRELLNKWRRMDAWTSGHGEGWALYAERLMDELGYLDDPGNRMGMLDGQSLRAARVVLDIGVHCGFEAPAEVGGGDWTYDKAWAFLNNHCDMDEGFLRFELDRYLGWPGQAPAYKVGERLWMQLREEVAQREGDAFDLKAFHRRALDIGSVGLDTLRGAVLG from the coding sequence GTGACTTCGAACCGCGAATACACCGACATCGACCGGATCGCCGACGCCCACCACGACGCGTCCGTCGCCCTCAGCCCGATCAGCGCCACCTACCTGGGCGTTCCGGGAGCCGACGATCGGCTCGACGACTTCTCCCCCGCCGGTTGGGCGGCCAAGGCCGACCTCGCCCGCAACACCCTCGCCGAGCTCGACTCGGTGCAACCTGTCGACGACGTCGACCGGGTCACCGTGTCGGCGCTGCGCGAGCGGCTCGGGCTCGAGGTGGAGGCGCACGAGGCCGGCATTCGCACCTCGTCGCTCAACGTCATCGCCTCGCCTCTGCAGGAGGTGCGCGACATCTTCGACCTGATGCCCACCGACACCGACGAACAGGTCGCCATCATCGGACGCCGGATGGCGGCGATGCCGAAGGCGCTCGACCAGTGGTTCGAGTCGCTCGCCGAAGGTGTCTCCCGCGGCGACGTGGCGGCACGCCGCCAGGTCGAGGCCTGCATCAAGCAGACCGAGGACCACACCGCCGACGACGGCTACTTCACGACGTACGCCGCACAGCACCCCGCGATCGCCGACCAGATCGCCACTGCGGCACAGGCTTACGCCGACGCCGGCCGACGCCTGCGCGAGGAGGTGCTGCCGCACGCACCGGAGCAGGACGGCTGCGGCCGCGACCGCTACCCGCTGTTCAGCCGGGAGTTCCTCGGCGCTGCGATCGACCTCGAGGAGACGTACGCCTGGGGCCAGGAGGAGCTGGCGCGGATCACCGCCGACATGCAACGGGTGGCCGAACAGATCAAGCCGGGCGCGAGCGTCAAGGAGGCGACCGCCGCACTCGACGCCGACCCGAAGTACCAGTTGCACGGCACCGACGCGCTGCAGCGGTGGATGCAGGAGAAGGCCGACGAGGCGATCCGCGAACTCGACGGTGCCCACTTCGACGTGCCGGAACCCGTCCGCACCATCGAGTGCATGATCGCGCCGACCCAGTCGGGCGGCATCTACTACACCGGGCCGTCCGACGACTTCAGCCGTCCCGGACGCATGTGGTGGTCGGTGCCGAAGGGTGTCACCGAGTTCGGCACCTGGCGTGAGCTCACGACGGTCTACCACGAGGGTGTGCCCGGCCATCACCTCCAGGTGGCGCAGACGATGTTCCGCCGCGAACTGCTCAACAAGTGGCGCCGGATGGACGCCTGGACCTCCGGTCACGGCGAGGGCTGGGCGCTCTACGCCGAGCGGCTGATGGACGAACTCGGTTATCTCGACGACCCCGGCAACCGGATGGGCATGCTCGACGGTCAGTCGCTGCGCGCCGCCCGCGTGGTGCTCGACATCGGTGTGCACTGCGGTTTCGAGGCACCGGCCGAGGTGGGCGGTGGCGACTGGACCTACGACAAGGCGTGGGCCTTCTTGAACAACCACTGCGACATGGACGAGGGCTTCCTGCGGTTCGAACTCGACCGCTACCTCGGCTGGCCGGGCCAGGCACCCGCGTACAAGGTCGGCGAGCGCCTGTGGATGCAGTTGCGCGAGGAGGTTGCCCAGCGCGAGGGCGACGCGTTCGACCTCAAGGCGTTCCACCGCCGCGCGCTCGACATCGGCAGCGTCGGACTCGACACCCTGCGGGGGGCGGTGCTCGGCTGA
- a CDS encoding acyl-CoA carboxylase epsilon subunit, translating into MSAASSAESSAESNAESAQQSAAAVASSIRFVTQSVTAEEVAAVVAVLSAAGGGAEAPQRRSDWAGRARVGWRSSGLPNARFVMSLPR; encoded by the coding sequence GTGAGCGCCGCGTCGAGTGCGGAGTCGAGTGCGGAGTCGAATGCGGAGTCCGCGCAGCAGTCCGCTGCTGCGGTCGCGTCGTCGATCCGGTTCGTGACGCAGAGTGTCACCGCCGAGGAGGTGGCGGCCGTCGTCGCCGTGCTGTCGGCCGCCGGCGGTGGCGCGGAGGCCCCGCAGCGCCGGTCCGACTGGGCCGGACGCGCGCGGGTCGGCTGGCGCAGCAGCGGACTGCCGAACGCGAGGTTCGTGATGAGCCTCCCCCGCTGA
- a CDS encoding acyl-CoA carboxylase subunit beta, producing MTGKAGHTSAAEAGSGDAPAIDIHTTAGRLADLQQRIDEAVHAGSAKAVEKQHAKGKKTARERIEALLDEGSFVELDALARHRSTAFGQQKHRPYGDGVVSGYGTVDGRTVCVFSQDFTVFGGSLGEVFGEKIVKVMDLAMKIGCPVIGINDSGGARIQEGVVALGLYAEIFRRNVRASGVIPQISLIMGPCAGGAVYSPAITDFTVMVDQTSHMFITGPDVIKTVTGEDVGFEELGGARTHNSRSGVAHYMGSDEDDAIAYVKSLLSYLPPNNLDPGESFEGVDEADLVVNEADQELDTIVPDSANMPYDIVTVIEHVCDDAEFVQVQELFAPNIVCGFGRVDGQTVGVVANQPMQLAGTLDINASEKAARFVRTCDAFNIPILTFVDVPGFLPGTDQEWGGIIRRGAKLLYAYAEATVPLVTVITRKAYGGAYDVMGSKHLGADINLAWPTAQIAVMGAQGAANILYRKQIAAVAAETDNDTAAVEQRRQELIQEYEDTLANPYIAAERGYVDAVIAPSETRVQVIRALRALRTKRESLPPKKHGNIPL from the coding sequence ATGACGGGTAAGGCAGGTCACACTTCAGCAGCCGAGGCAGGGTCCGGCGACGCTCCCGCAATCGACATCCACACCACCGCAGGACGGCTCGCTGACCTGCAGCAGCGCATCGACGAAGCGGTGCACGCCGGCAGTGCGAAGGCGGTCGAGAAGCAGCACGCCAAGGGCAAGAAGACCGCTCGCGAACGCATCGAGGCGCTGCTCGACGAGGGATCGTTCGTCGAGCTCGACGCGCTCGCGCGGCACCGCTCCACCGCGTTCGGCCAGCAGAAGCACCGTCCGTACGGCGACGGTGTGGTGAGCGGTTACGGCACGGTCGACGGCCGCACGGTCTGCGTGTTCAGCCAGGACTTCACCGTGTTCGGTGGATCACTGGGTGAGGTCTTCGGCGAGAAGATCGTCAAGGTCATGGACCTCGCGATGAAGATCGGCTGCCCCGTGATCGGCATCAACGACTCCGGTGGCGCCCGCATCCAGGAGGGCGTCGTCGCCCTCGGTCTCTACGCCGAGATCTTCCGCCGCAACGTGCGCGCCTCGGGTGTCATCCCCCAGATCTCGCTGATCATGGGTCCGTGCGCCGGCGGCGCCGTCTACTCCCCCGCGATCACAGACTTCACGGTGATGGTCGACCAGACCTCGCACATGTTCATCACCGGCCCCGACGTCATCAAGACGGTCACCGGCGAAGACGTCGGCTTCGAGGAACTCGGCGGTGCCCGCACCCACAACAGCCGCAGCGGTGTCGCCCACTACATGGGCAGCGACGAGGACGACGCGATCGCATACGTGAAGTCGCTGCTGAGCTACCTGCCGCCGAACAACCTCGACCCGGGCGAGAGCTTCGAGGGCGTCGACGAGGCCGACCTGGTGGTCAACGAGGCCGACCAGGAACTCGACACGATCGTGCCCGACTCCGCGAACATGCCCTACGACATCGTCACGGTCATCGAACACGTCTGTGACGACGCCGAATTCGTGCAGGTGCAGGAGTTGTTCGCACCCAACATCGTGTGCGGTTTCGGGCGCGTCGACGGCCAGACGGTCGGTGTCGTCGCCAACCAGCCGATGCAGTTGGCCGGCACCCTCGACATCAACGCCTCGGAGAAGGCGGCGCGGTTCGTGCGCACCTGCGACGCGTTCAACATCCCGATCCTCACCTTCGTCGACGTGCCCGGCTTCCTGCCCGGCACCGACCAGGAGTGGGGCGGCATCATCCGCCGCGGCGCGAAGTTGCTGTACGCGTACGCCGAGGCGACCGTCCCGCTGGTCACCGTCATCACCCGCAAGGCCTACGGCGGCGCCTACGACGTCATGGGCTCCAAGCACCTCGGCGCCGACATCAACCTCGCCTGGCCGACCGCGCAGATCGCCGTGATGGGCGCTCAGGGCGCGGCAAACATCCTGTACCGCAAGCAGATTGCCGCCGTCGCTGCCGAGACCGACAACGACACCGCAGCCGTCGAGCAGCGTCGCCAGGAGCTGATCCAGGAGTACGAGGACACCCTCGCCAACCCCTACATCGCGGCCGAGCGCGGGTACGTCGACGCGGTCATCGCGCCGTCCGAGACGCGTGTACAGGTGATCCGGGCGTTGCGGGCGTTGCGCACCAAGCGCGAGAGCCTGCCGCCGAAGAAGCACGGGAACATCCCGCTGTGA
- a CDS encoding biotin--[acetyl-CoA-carboxylase] ligase encodes MAPVLESERLRQRLPSGPWSDLQVLDRVESTNAVLSADPRPWRVVIANFQTAGRGRLDRQWQAPEGTSIALSASMPLPADTARWGWVPLLVGVAVRRALRRLTQLDVGLKWPNDVLICTASGSWRKVGGILCEAVAGATPMVVIGIGLNVWQKEQELPSDAATSLFLNGVCVDRETLIVQILNELVEVENAWHTTVLDNEYRNSCVTVGQFVKVSSAQAGDVNGVAVDIDELGRLVLDQDGERVPHSVGDIVHVRPAPPSDGLPGQVPSRARPADRARFVDQIEEQLLGSPRTLRRAEVSALAGVDETFSRNLWRALGFANARDDDVVFNQQDVEAVKAMVAMVRSGLLTEQTAIGIARAVGRSTDRMAMWLLQLISDMMLADEGFEVDTTRAGDVAERMVQVSEEVVPLVEYVTRRNIANSIARMVADAEPDSHVGVVRTVGFADLVNFTRRVRSMSERDLALLVIRFESLVSDVVALAGGAIVKTVGDEVLFTHRTVAGATQIAFDLVEAVERDPLLQRIRVGMATGRVLARQGDVYGNTVNRASRLTGHAAPGEVLVDGDTAEVLRRIEGIDVFDVGPVTLAGVGDVRAAAVSRTGSHTHTHADPQSADDESPTSATQEEPTS; translated from the coding sequence ATGGCACCTGTCCTGGAGTCCGAGCGGCTTCGGCAACGCCTGCCCTCCGGGCCCTGGTCCGACCTGCAAGTGCTCGACCGTGTCGAGTCGACGAACGCGGTCCTGTCCGCCGACCCGCGTCCGTGGCGGGTGGTGATCGCCAACTTCCAGACGGCCGGCCGCGGACGTCTCGACCGGCAGTGGCAGGCGCCCGAAGGCACGAGCATCGCGTTGTCGGCGTCGATGCCGTTGCCGGCCGACACCGCGCGCTGGGGGTGGGTGCCGCTGCTGGTCGGTGTGGCCGTGCGGCGCGCACTGCGCCGACTCACCCAGCTCGACGTCGGGCTCAAATGGCCGAACGACGTGCTGATCTGCACGGCCTCGGGATCGTGGCGCAAGGTGGGCGGCATTCTGTGTGAGGCGGTCGCCGGGGCCACCCCGATGGTGGTGATCGGGATCGGCCTGAACGTGTGGCAGAAGGAGCAGGAGCTACCGTCCGACGCGGCGACGTCGCTGTTCCTCAACGGGGTCTGTGTCGACCGGGAGACCCTCATCGTTCAGATTCTGAACGAGCTGGTCGAGGTCGAAAATGCTTGGCACACAACGGTCCTCGACAACGAGTACCGCAACTCCTGCGTGACGGTCGGACAGTTCGTGAAGGTCAGTAGCGCGCAGGCCGGCGACGTCAACGGTGTAGCTGTCGACATCGACGAGTTGGGGCGTCTCGTGCTCGACCAGGACGGCGAACGGGTGCCGCACAGCGTCGGTGACATCGTGCACGTGCGCCCGGCGCCGCCGTCCGACGGGCTACCCGGGCAGGTGCCGTCGCGGGCACGGCCCGCCGACCGTGCCCGCTTCGTCGACCAGATCGAGGAGCAGTTGCTCGGCAGCCCGCGCACGCTGCGCCGGGCCGAGGTCAGCGCGCTGGCCGGTGTCGACGAGACCTTCTCGCGCAACCTGTGGCGTGCGCTCGGGTTCGCCAACGCCCGCGACGACGACGTGGTGTTCAACCAGCAGGACGTCGAAGCGGTCAAGGCCATGGTGGCGATGGTGCGCAGCGGCCTGCTCACCGAACAGACCGCCATCGGTATCGCTCGGGCGGTCGGTCGCAGCACCGACCGGATGGCGATGTGGTTGCTGCAACTGATCAGCGACATGATGCTGGCCGACGAGGGCTTCGAGGTCGACACCACCCGCGCCGGTGACGTCGCCGAACGCATGGTGCAGGTCAGCGAGGAAGTCGTGCCGCTGGTCGAGTACGTCACCCGCCGCAATATCGCCAACTCGATCGCGCGCATGGTGGCCGACGCCGAACCCGATTCGCACGTCGGTGTGGTGCGCACTGTGGGCTTCGCCGACCTGGTCAACTTCACCCGCCGCGTCCGCTCGATGAGCGAGCGTGATCTCGCGCTGCTGGTCATCCGCTTCGAGAGCTTGGTGTCGGACGTCGTGGCGCTCGCAGGCGGCGCGATCGTCAAGACGGTCGGCGACGAGGTGCTGTTCACCCACCGCACCGTCGCCGGCGCCACCCAGATCGCCTTCGACCTCGTCGAGGCCGTCGAACGCGACCCGCTGCTGCAACGCATCCGGGTCGGGATGGCCACCGGACGCGTGCTCGCCCGTCAGGGTGACGTCTACGGCAACACGGTGAACCGGGCCAGCAGGTTGACTGGCCACGCCGCTCCCGGAGAGGTGCTGGTCGACGGTGACACGGCCGAGGTGCTGCGCCGCATCGAGGGCATCGACGTGTTCGACGTCGGCCCCGTCACGCTCGCCGGTGTCGGCGACGTGCGAGCCGCCGCGGTGAGTCGCACCGGCAGCCACACCCACACCCACGCCGACCCGCAGTCGGCCGACGACGAGTCACCGACTTCAGCCACCCAGGAGGAACCGACCTCATGA